Sequence from the Scomber scombrus chromosome 1, fScoSco1.1, whole genome shotgun sequence genome:
TaatttaggtcagtggttccCACAATTTTGGCTTATGACCTTCTAAAGCAGCTCATGCAAAGAGGGATTTTTACTTTCTCAGTTGGTTTAACTTGAATATCTTTTAGAAGCCTGAAGAGGTTGTTTGTTGAATGGTTTGTGGGTCTCTGTTCACTCTGCAGGTGGATCATTAGTGTAACCTGGAACACCTGAGGGCCTTGGTGGGTTTCCCAGGTTATTCAAGCCTGACTGCAGCCAACAGTGTGCTCTCTGACACttggctgctgtgctgctgcagttCTGCTCTCTCCTACAGGCGCCTCTTTGGATTTGGTTATGGGCTAGTTCCTTGTTTTTGCTTTCATGCACcctaaaacaaatacacacacactcctgataCCACTAATTTCCACAGCcaatacattaaataattaaGTCTCTTTATTTGggttaaaaaaagttaaaatcaaTCTTCTGTTGAAAATCTCATAGTCATTGTTTTATGtagcttttattttctttctttcctaatgTGTTGACAAGTTGTGACGCCTCTGATTTATTAAGGGTCCTGACTTGCAAGTTGGGGACCATTAAtctacagattttttttcccattcaCGCTCAACTCACCAAAACTTACTGTATTGAAAAATGTAACCTCTTGTAAATTAGAGCTGAATGACACATTTAGGCAACGTCTCGTCtcaagataaaaacatgatgagACCTTTTCAGTCCCTGAGGCTGTGAAGCCCTTTGACTGAGCCAATCAAGTTAGAAAGGCGAAAGGAAGGCAGACACAGTGGAGTCACCTCCCTTTTTTCTGCTTCCCTGCACATCTTATTGTGTCTCTCTAAATCCTCATCTCCTGtagctgtcagactgtacaaccagcactgctaCCAGTAAACCTCAACCCCCCACCGCCAACCTGGAAAATTggacacactgcacttttaatgtccaataccttgcaatattagtatttcatgtatactactaatttcaatcgtgtgcaatatacatataatatacaaatatataattcactttaatctgtgcattaagaatatcacctctggtatattatcactcaataccattattgtaaataatgtcacgattatttttattatatatttttatactattattgttcttattgtttttgtacttattattattgttctttattctttttcttattgcttctcttatattctattttactgtccacttgctgctgtaataatgcaaatttccccattgtgggactaataaaggaatatcctATCTGTCATGATGAAGGATCTCCGGAGATCTTCTCCAGAACTTGAGCTCCATTAGCGTGATTGGTCTGAGATGCCCCACTTCCTCTCTGTGATCTTCAATATCTCTCTACCATCAGTTAGTCTCAACCTGTCAGGGTatttatgaaatatatatatatatatatatatatatatatatatatatatatatatatatatatatatatatatatatatatatatataccagaGCCatcaaataacacacacacacacacacacacacacacacacacacacacacacacacacacactgaaggtaTAATCCTGAGTGACGTGGGGGAGTTTCAGAGGAGGTAATTGGGTGTGGGGCTACATGTCTAGACAATACTGTATAGAAATATTTGCCTCTATCTCTACATTTAACTTGGCTGTTGGAAACATGTGTCCCTGTAACAGCTTGCTTTGTTTTGGATGAATTTTGTGTGATTTTACCTCCATAAGGGTTATTTTACAGATATTGGACATTAAAGGGtagtttcacaatttttttaaacaatagtcTGAGCTAGTCAAATAGTGAAGATCATCCCTAGTAACAGTCTTTCtagttaacaaaaaaaaaaaagatctcttTGCATCTCAGTGGaatgtgttttcctgtttagcTACAATGAAGGgattgaaaaattgtgaacctgtcatTGAAGACCTGTAAAACTAAACAGGCACCAACAGTTGTTTGagagttgtttctttttttttaatctcctgaTTATAGATGTGTCCTTTTCTGAGACTTTGCTCAGTCCTGGTCCAGTACAGTAACTGGTTTTTGACAGCAACATCATGTCTGTGTAACgtgtctatgtgtttgtgtccacttCCAGGATCAGTCACATCTTGATCCAAATCATATGATTGTTTTTGGCAGAAACATTAATGATGATTTGTTGCCACCTAGTGGTTGAATAAgaatcattaataataaactgatgacCAATTTATTTGAATGGTTTGTGGGTCTCTGTTCACTCTGCAGGTGGATCATTAGTGTACTTTCCCTTGAGTAGTtgtttttacttcattattACGATTTTAGAGGAAAATTGCAGTAGTGTCAGTGTTTGGGAAGGCctactttaaatttgactttccTTTCGGTAAATCCCTTATattatacaatacaaaacaatggcCACCCAATCCTGTGTACTTCTCACACATACTTCATGAATTTAAGTCTAAATGTCACATGGACATCTTACAGCGGGTTCTCACAGAGCAAgaattttaaaagtgtttaacAGGTGTGTGTCCCAGGTGTAGATAAGATTAGACACAACCAACTTTTCAGGCTTCCCcgttttaaaagtgtttttgatGTAAGAATGAAAATATGTTCTGTATGTCAGTTCAACAGTGTGTGCACAGTCCATAGCAGGTATCCAGGCCTGCTATACTAAcaagttttagtttttaatttgcTCCACAGCTCACTTTACAATCTTGTTTCCCTTCAAGTTATCGAGGTAGCTTAGTGTAATTTTCCTCTGTAcatatgtacgtgtgtgtgcttgagtgtctgtgtgtgcggtgtgtgtgtacttgctTTACCAttttgtgtacttgtgtgtgtacatgtcctGTGTGATCTCGGCCTTGTAGATGTTTTTCCTGACAAACAGCTCAGGCAtgtttatagtgtgtgtgtgtgtgtgtgtgtgtgtgtgtgtgtgtgtgtgtgtgtgtgtgtgtgtgtgtgtgtgtgtgtgtgtgtgtgtgtgtgtgtgtgtgtgtgtgtgtgtgtgtgtgtgtgtgtgtttgttatgggGGGGTGTACAGATGAATGGGTAAGACTACAACATTTCCACAGTACTCTATAATCAACTCCAATGTGTCAAATGGAAGCTGAATAACATCCACTTATCTCCATACAAGACATATTTCAGTCACGGATAAACAGGAATCATTTgatatctttcctttttttatgagAACATATTTCTTAACATTGCAGCAGCGTCTGGATCACTTTAACGAGCATGAATAATACTTAGTATAAGTGCTAAATTCCAGAGTTTCAAAAACCTGGAAATCTAAAGTAAAAGGAGTGTCTCCAGTAtgcattattgttgtttttccaaaTGGTAATGATTTGTCAATAAAAACGGTCACTAATGCATCTTCATCATTCTACCTCCCACCCTGCATttattctttctgtctcttacctctgtcctctctcttctgTGTTATATCTTATTCTCCTCTCACTCGCCACCCCTTAAACCTACAATCCTCTACAGCCGTGGACGGGACATGAAGTATGAACTCCACTAAGCTACAGTGACGCCTGCAGAAGAGCACAACTGGATGCTCAACTGGATGTGAAATCATGAGCACTCCAACGACAGGAAGCCCAGATATGGAGGTGAAGGTGGTCTCCCAGGAGATGGCATTGCTTAGCAACATACTGGCAGCTTATACCTTCATTGCAGGTACGACGTTTTCAATCTTCAAATCACTCTCACAGCCCAACAAGAATATTGGTCTTCGATTTAAAGTGATCTTTGTTAAAAGCATTTCTCATGTGTATATGGACCTGATATTTGCCACTGATTATTAATTCAGTGCCTTGCATGGTATCTCGCAGCTATTTTTTGGAGAGTGAGAATTGAAATTTGAATTGCAACTAAAACAAACCATCAAATTATCTCGGAAAAATATTTTATCCTGAGCTGTTTGTATTTTCATCTGGAAAACTAAGGTGTAGATTAAAAGCAGACTTGTTTACTTGGAAAAAACAGGGGTAAAAAAGGCAGTAGTGGATctgagacaggcaggcaggaggTGAACAAGGAGCAGGAGGCAGACAGGTGGGTGCAAGAGCTCAAATGTTATCTGTcagataaacaaaaatataaccaAGAGCTTGTTGAAGAACAAGTGTGCAGGAGTGAGTTTAGACAAGTGGACAGGTGAGAGATGGCGGGATCTGAAACAACACAACAtgagaacaaacaaacagaacaacacaGAGACTGAAATGCTGGaaacagcagaggaagaaatgaaagtgGGAACAGGAGAGGAAAGACTGTCTCTCGTTCCTGGCAGCAGTTAACATAAATAACTGTGTTAAGTAATCTAATTTATTGCAAacttttgatgattttttcattatctggtttctttttctgtctctttctcagaCCAACCCGAGAGGACAGCGCTGGTGTTCctgggtggtgtgtgtgttggccttCTTGTCACACTCTGTGCCATCGTCTTCCAGATACACTGTCGAGCAGACTGTCACTACGGCAACAGTAAGCATCATCGCCAGCGCCACAGGAACAAACATCACCGTAGTCGTCATAGCTGTCCCCATCAGCAGCCCATTGACAGTAATCCAGACAGCATGGCTGTTGTTGCATCTGGAGGAACGGGGCCTGCAGGGGACAGCGAATCCGAGGACTGGGATGATACGTGTGACCTGTCTGCACGGAGGCGCAGGCGCTTCGAGAGAGCTCTGCTGCATGCCAGCATGTTCACATCAGCTGAGGgtatcactctctctctctctctctctctctctctctctctctctctcacacacacacacaccatacacacaaacacgcacacaaataTATACTATAGAGAGACTCATGACACACATGATCCACATTAACAGGAGATAGAGCACTAAAATATTGAATGTCTCATGCAGTGCAGGAGTGGCACTGGGGcgaaattacatttacatacataaagTCAATCCTCACGTTCAACTGCTTTCCACTGAACACAAAAGAAGTGgaaacagtttttgttttggtttgtgatTTGAGTGATGTACTCCTTTAAAGAATCTGTCACTCTATCAAATGCCATCAGTGTCCCCTTTTATTGCtatgatctttaaaaaaaaaaaaaaaaaaaaaaaaaaaaacaataagtagggctgcaactaacaattattttcattatcaattaatgtgctgattattttcttgattgatAAATTAtgtagtctataaaatgttaagaTTTCCCAGAACCAAAtgtgacgtcttcaaatgtcttgttttgtctgaccaacagtccaaaacccaaagatattcactttAGAATTACATAaagcagaaaaagcaaaaaatcctCATATCTCAGAGGCTGGAATCAGCACGTTTAGCATTTTTGCTTCataaaatcaataatcaatagtCAATACTCACAgattacttttttaataaactaattgattgatcgactaattgttgcagctgtagaAAACAGTAGACAAactattattaaatatttcaaatttcaaattgtgcatcaaataaaacaagtaaGGAATTCTTCCTAAAAAATGCAGAGATGACACAGACTGATCAGACATGGCTTTTTAACTAGAACATGCATTTGAACAAACTGGTGTCTAAACTCAGAGCTGTAACCACGTACAGTTTAAATGTCCATGTTTTCTCATACAGCCCACTACATGTGTCGGTTTACACTAACTCAGTGCTCTCTGTTGATCTGTCTGAGCacaactttcacacacacacacacacacacacacacacacacacacacacacacacacacacacacacacacacacacacacacacacacacacacacacacaaacactcatactTAAAAATAGAAAGGCCTTTCAGTCATGATCTGCTGGAATATGATGGATATGTGAATGGACAATGTAGAAGGAtattttaatctgtgtgtgtgtgtgtgtgtgtgtgtgtgtgtgtgtgtgtgtgtgtgtgtgtgtgtgtgtgtgtgtgtgtgtgtgtgtgtgtgtgtgtgtgtgtgtgtcatcagaGCTGGACCGAGCCCAGCGCCTGGAAGAGCGGGAAAGGATTCTCAGAGAAATCTGGATGAATGGACAACCAGACATCAGCACAGTCACACAAAGCCTCAACAGATATTACTGACACATGGACAAACAGATACAGACAAAGGGAGGACCtttagacagacagaaagatggatggaagatGAATAAGTGGAAAAACATTGTATGAAACTAACATAAATCATCAGACAGAAAAGTTACACTGACCAAAGAGACTCTTACAGATCAAACTATTACTGCCAGAACTGCCATTAGCAATTCCCTTCACTGTATAAACAACAAGGAAAACATGAGTTGTGTTGGCTTAATCCTTTGATAAAAGATCACACTGTCCATGTTTGGAAGAACTCCTTGAAAACCCAACAAGTGAAGACACAGTGGACCTACAGAGGACTGCTGTAATGATCTGTTCAGAGGACTCGAGTTTACACACACCATACTTGGAGATGAAAATCTTGTGAAATGTAACTTGTGGTAAATTTGGAGCTACTGTACAAAGGTTTTTATAACTTTTCATCCACACATTTGTAACAGGTGCTTTACAGAAACATTGAGCTAGTATAAAGAAGGAGTGGGTGCTGTGTAGCAGTTCATATGCCTCCCACTGATGTGCACATTCAAATCTTggtcaaaatgtgttgttgcGTTTTTCTCATTGActgaagatttttaaaaaagagagaacattaAGAGAGTGAAATGAGTCAGACATTAGCTCCATGCTAGGATGGatttacacatacatactgGTGCTTCTACTGTTGTCTTTTTTGCATCCCCAAAATGAACTGAATGCATCCTAAGGAAACATGACTGTTGTAGTTATGACATAAAGGAAAACCTAACAGGCCTGTTGGTTTCACCTGTAGACTGGGTTGTGTTATCAGCTGTGTGTTGCACATTAAGACAGCAGTTCATCTTGTTTAAGAGGatcatgttgcttttttttattagactCTTTTGTTAATGAGCTGGAGaaagtaatacattttcattCCATAATTTTAAGAAAATTGTTTTCTGTACATATTATTGAATAAATTCCCTTATTAAAATCACAATGGCAGTGGCTCTTGGTGGTGCTGTGGTAACGTGTAAGTcctcctgtatgtgtgtgtgtgtgtgtgtgtgtgtgtgtgtgtgtgtgtgtatgtgtgtgtgtgtgtgtgtgtgtgtgtgtgtgtgtgtgtgtgtgtgtgtgtgtgtgtgtgtgtgtgtgtgtgtgtgtgtgtgtgtgtgtgtgtgtgtgtgtgtgtgtgtgtgtgtggataagTCCTTTGGTTTTAGAGAATGCAGTCCTCTCTAGATAAGGGCACGGGGCACAGACAGATGGAGTCTATAACTAGTTGGATCCTTTATGCACATGTTTAGCACATACTTTACCATACAGTAGTGTGTAGCTTCTGTAAAGGGCTGTGTAGCATAATGACCCAGTGAAGAACCTAGATGGACGCACTACCTGAGATGAACTTAACTTACGGGGTGGTCCGACATGTTTCCAAGATAGGGATAGGGAATGATGGAGTGAGCTCATTGTGCCCTTATGTCCAACAGGGTACGAAGAGGGTTGAGCAAATAATTAAGTACCTCACAATTGTGCTAAAGTAATTCAGTAGATGgacttagttttttttttttaaacatttatttattatggattttgttcattttacaaacaaacataacaatACAAAACAGCACAATAGCACACAATAAGGCACATTATAAAGAAGcaacataaacagaaaatatataaatatgttataaaGCGTAGATATAGCATATGGTTTGTACTCATACAAATTCCACACTACAATcgtaaaaaaatacattgtatatacttcaaaataaagacaggacaaaaacaaaactaaaactaaaactaaaaagacCAGAAATTacaattataatataaacaacTTAGTCCTATTTgtcatccatccaaccatctaCATCCATATTATTATTCTCAAGAAAATTATAGAAAATATTCCATATTCTCCAAAACTTGTCAAGTTTGTTCTTTGTTGAGTAGCTTATCCTCtctaaagcaaaataaaagGTCATTCCCCTAAACCATTGTGCTGTGGTACAAGGTGTGTCTGATTTCCAAGAGCAAGCAATACATTGTTTGGCTTCTAAGAAACAAATGTCCAACAACGACTTTACTCTTTGGGTGGTAATGAAGCCCTCTGGGTAGAGATTTAATATGCATAATTTAGGATCAAGAGGAACTTCCTCACCAATGATTTGGCTAGCCAGATCTAATACTCTCCTCCAAAATGATAGTATCTGTGGACATTCCCAGATACAATGGAATAAGGTGCCTTTTTGGTCTTTACATTTGAGGCAAGTGTCAGGTATATTGGGATTAAAGCGGTGCAGTTTAGCTGGAGTTATATACAATCTAGTTAGCCATTTATACTGCAGTAGTTTTGAATTTGTATTGATAGATTGGGTCTGGCCCCTGAGACATGCATATGACCATTCTTCCTCTGTTAAATCATCCTCTGTTAAGTCCAAGTCTGTTCTCCACGCTTGTAGTAAGCGTTCAGATGACTCTTTAGACTTCCTCACAAACAGCTTATATAACAGTGAAATTTGGCCCTTGGCATGTAAAAAAGCCAAAGTGTAGTCTTCCAGGGAAGATAGGGGAGGAGGTTTCATACTATTGCTAAGTTTGGAGAGGATGAAGCTCCGTaattgcaaatattttaaaaagtgcttcGTAGGAATCCCATATTTTGACTTAAGCTCTTCAAATGACATAAGAACTAAGTTATCATTGTAGAGGTCAGCTATTTTGGCTATACCCTTAGAAGCCCAGATTTTGAACCCAGAATCCGCTCTACCAGGTATGAAGTCATCACTTCCAAAAATTGGAGAAAATTGATATAGTTTATTAGTTTCTCCCAGATATGCAAGAGCGTTGTGCCAAACCGTTAGAGAATTTTTGAGAAAGGGGTTACTAGtatgtttaattagtttttgtttgtttgcagagTGTATATAAAGGTTTAAAGGAATGTTAACTAAGTGAGATTCTATCAATACCCAGGCTGGAGGAAGATTTctctcaaaataaaacattgctgCTCTAATTTGAGCTGCCCAGTAATACCATTCTAGATTAGGAAGTTGTAGCCCACCTCTATCATATGGCAAGTATAATAGGGAAATACTGAGCCTGGGGCGCTTGTTATTCCAAATAAAGTTTGAGAAAAGCTTTTTAAGTAAATTAAGGAGTGCAGGAGGGGGAGCAAGTGGAATAGACTGAAACAAGTACAAATATTTAGGTAGAAtagacattttcaaaacatttattcGCCCAATCATAGAGATTGGTAAATTTGTCCATCTATTTATAAGGTGAGTAAGCTTATCTGTTAAGGAATTGTAGTTATTAGGCACAATTTCGTCAATGCTAGGGGCTATCTTCACACCTAGGTAAGAGAAACCCTTCAGGGATATCATAAATGGAGTGTGTATTGGAGGGTGTAGTCTTTCCCTTTCATTCAGAAACAATATTTCCGATTTGGAGTAATTGATTTTATAACCTGCAAAGCTaccaaagtaatttattaaatcaAGTAAAGAAGGTAAAGTCTGTTTTAAATTGGAGcaaaacaaaattacatcatCCGCATACAAGGCTATACGATGTTCCATATCCCCTATAGTTATGCCTTTGAAATTAACACTCTTCCTAATTGCCATGGCAAGAGGCTCAATTGCCAAGGTAAACAACAATGGAGACAGGGGGCAACCCTGTCTTGTGCCTCTATACAAGATGGACTTAGTTACTTTTCGACCACTGGAACATGGATGTTGTGCTGGGTTGTTAATATTATTAGCTGGTGTAAATGTTCCATGTTCTTTTGGTAGGACTTATCAAACATCTCAGTTTCACTCTGACAAATAGTGTGCAATAAGTTCAACGTCCAATTTTGCCCCTTCACTACCCAGAAGCTACAGGTCACTAATGTGAATTGGCAAAAATGAGAACTCTCTGCTCCTCCCACCCATGAACACACTCAGATGTGTTCATTAAACACTAAACAAACCAAGCCAGGGTCTCTACAGTGATGGACAAAAATCTGGGCAAACTATCTATGCACCATACCATGTCTGTATCATCTGTgacagttttaattattgtggAGTCAGGCTCCCCCTGCTGTCCATAATGTTCCTCTGCCCCTCAACCTTCTACTCTTCAGACCAGATCATTTTCATACAAGACGAGagtaataaatgataaatggaaaaaagagcACAATTAAGACCgaatgaaaacattcatttgtgacctgcttcatcattttgagtcacttTGACCCAGAAACtaattttatttgtacatttaataatcacatttttttattttctatatagTCTATATGTCTGTAAAGAGGAAAGTCTCAAAGATATGTCATATTCAGCTATTTTTCACATggattaaaacaaatttaataCGACTCAAGTCAAAATTAACATAATATTTTTTGGTCTTAAAACCCCTTAGATATAGCCTATACATGCTTCACACTTCACACGTGTTAGTCACTAAACATAAAACTAAGCCATCCTAAATGCAGTTTGTGTCATGAATAAAGAGGATGCTAGTATGCTAATAGCTAAATGTTAGTAAAGCTAATCGCAAATTAGCCACCATACTAGGTTACCTCTGTGTCCAGAAAGTAAACTCACCTGGTGTATGCTGTTTTAAGCCAAATGCCAAAGGAATATGTTGCTACAGATAGTTTCACTTCTTATTTTAGCAGACATACCAACCTGCAAAAACTCCTTTCAGGGAGACCGGGGATCTACTAAGCAGTAACGCAGAGCAATCAGGACGCTTTAcgctcacacgcgctgcattgatagtcgcACAAACCCAcgcgcgcagtcactctctagcgcgcactcttgctcgctccagattccgggagattggatctcatttaCGGGCGTCATGGAGCTGCTAATGCTAttaatatgcgggagactccctgAACTTCTGGGAGAGTAGGGATGTATGTTTTAGTGactaatgtgtgttttgcatttaaTATAAGTTACAGTGAGAGATAGTTTGTATTGTGTATTAAACTTAGAGCACAGTAACATTACTCTTTATTATTGTGCTCAGATGGTTGTCTTGTGGTAGTTAGTCTGTGggagctagttgctaactttgcaCTTGCTAGCCTCAAATCACCTTCTTATCTGATACTCTCTTGTTAACTTTGAGGAAGACTTGTTCCCTTGTTCCCTGTCGttattcaagattcaagattccttttattgtcattcagcACAGCATCAAAGATGCAAAGCAGAATGACATTTCAAGCATGGTTCTGTTAGAAACACAGAtcaaataaattgaaatagaaagaaaactGAATAAGAGAGGAACTGGAGATGAAATGACAGCTGCTGACCCCATGGCATGTGATTCGTGGGTTAATGATGCTGGGACGCAAGTCGGGACTTGATCACCCCAGCTGGGTCACCTGGGTGAGGGTTTATGATATTGTCAGACCCGAAACACCTGATGACCCCAGGATACGTCACTGAAGATGCGTCCCAGTGCACCCTCTGTTAACATCACAAACATCAGTGACATCAGTGACATTAGTGACATCACAAACATCACTGATATCACAACCACCACTGACATCATTGACAGATATCAGACCAATCACAGGAATCACAGACTGTGATCGATCTGTTCTGTGATCTGTCAGATATGTCCTTTGATTGGTGTGATCTGTCCTATGATTGGTCTGATCTGTTCTGTGATTAGTCTGATATGATATTACTAACATCAGTGACAACATTGACATCACTGCCAGATATGTGATTGGTCTGATCTGTCCTGTGATCTGTCCTTCAGACAAATCACTGGACAGATCACATTGGACAACACTTCGGACTTGTGGCCCACCTTCGTGGGGTGTTGGCTGGGGTGCCTACGTAGGAGACcaaatatttattcaattaaaatgttttatatcgGGATATATATTGTTATCGGGACATGAAATGACTGATATTgggatatgagattttggtcatatcgcccagccctagatGGTATAATAAACTTAAGTTACTGAcatattttgttctttattaGTAGCTATAATGATCCTACTGATGGAAGTGCACAGTCACAATCTGGCCCTCTGGTAGTGAGGATAAAATATTTGTGGCCCTCTTTATCATCAAAGTTGCCCACCCCTGCTCTGCAGCTTTGCAGAAGGCAGCTTCATtatgtcaccatgacaacaggtCACATGCccattaaaggtaaataaaatgagaaattcAGACATAATTGCTTTAACTAAACATTTCATACAAGGAGTTTCCATTTTGGGACGGAACTGAGTTTATGTTACTTGTATGTCTATCAAATAACGAAGCACATGTCTCTATGATAAAAGTAGTGCTTATTAAACccctttctcctttatcttaaGGCAACGAAAAGCCCCAAATATCCATACTTTattagacaataaaaaagaagtaaGGAGAAATGTGAAATAGGCTTGAACATTGAAAATCATCGTAGTACGGAGTCCTAAGCATGAAGCATCAGTCTCCTCATAGCTgcttgtattttgtatttagtgCTGCCGCTTTAACGGGACGGGCGGGGACGTTGGGACGGGGACACGGATCTCATAGAGCGGgctgcagcagcaggacagCGGTCTGTCTGTTCAgaccaacacatacatacagcgATAACACCGTTATTCTGAGGCAGAGAGTTTACGCTTTAATTCCGCTATGAGAGACTACACGGCGACTTCGAGCCACGAAGGCGCCTGCATGCCCTGCTGCAAAGTTTGCGTCTTCGCCTTTACCGCATTTCTCATCGTTGCAGAGAGGACGGCGCGTGAGTCCTacctgggacacacacacacacacacacacacacacacacacacacacacacacacacacacacaca
This genomic interval carries:
- the eva1a gene encoding protein eva-1 homolog A, giving the protein MSTPTTGSPDMEVKVVSQEMALLSNILAAYTFIADQPERTALVFLGGVCVGLLVTLCAIVFQIHCRADCHYGNSKHHRQRHRNKHHRSRHSCPHQQPIDSNPDSMAVVASGGTGPAGDSESEDWDDTCDLSARRRRRFERALLHASMFTSAEELDRAQRLEERERILREIWMNGQPDISTVTQSLNRYY